The Puniceicoccus vermicola genome contains the following window.
CTGCCGTCACCTCGAATACGATCAGTATCCAGAATTACACCTCTACTTTATCGTTCAGAAAAAGTAGTCTGGGATTTCTTTCGATCCTCCCACACCTTACAGCAAACGGATGCCGGCCGTATACCCGCAAGAGAGAGCAGGATGCTCTCACTACTTTGCCAACTTTCGGCGTCTTCAATCGAGCGGCAAGAAGGGACCCGGATACTCCCTTCCGATCCAACACAGACGGAGCGCACCCGTTCCACGACCTTCGGGCCGCGCCCGAATTCTCCATCTCTCCCTTGATTCCCATGAAGATATCGGAAGAATACCCTCAAAACCAAAACTGAAACCTTTACGCACCATACCGCTATGCCCATCGCTCATTGCATCGTCAGCCCGACCGCCCTCAACAGTGCTGCTCACGGCAGCGACCCCGTAGAAAACTGGGCCCAACTCTCCGAGGAATCCGCCGACGAAATGACCATCACTCTGGTCAAGCGGGAGCAGCAATACGGCAAGGCTTATCACATCATGGCCCTACTCTACCTTCCTTCGACCTGGTCGGAGGACAAGGCTATCAATCTGAAGCTCAGCCTCGCCACAGCCCTCGCCAACCACTTCAGCATGCCGGTCTCCGAGGTTTTCGTCATCGCCCGCACTCTCGAAAGCGGAGAAGCCGTCGAGAACGGGGAAATCGTAAATTGGTAAAGGGAGGTTCGGTTTTCCGGTTATCGGTTCGGGTTGCACCCTGGGTGAGAACGGGCCGCAGGAGACTCGCTCATTCCGAGAAAATCGATTGGGAACCGCAAATCGAGAGCTGGAAGCTCTCGCTACTTTGAAGCTCACGTCCTCGGATGACTTCCCCGGCATTCTCATAGAATCTTGTCGTGAGGACTCTAAGGAAGATCAACATCTCCAGACCACCCGCCAGTCACGCCTCCACACCGAAACAACCCAGACCACTCGAAATCCAAGATCGATTCGACCGAACGACTGAAGTCATTCGGGAAGGTCTCTCCCGTTCTCGCATCACTTTAGTCGTGCGATCCCCTTCATCACGAGCTCGGGATACGCAATCTCCCGCACCAACGGTGCAAAATCCGTCAGCCCGGGGCAACGCCCCGGGAAACCTCCCCTCCCCGCTATCTCGAGCCCTGAAAGGGCGCAACTCCCCACGCCCTCCCGATCCAATTTCTGCCGCAACAGGGTTACGCCCTTTCAGGGCTATCCATTGGGGAAAAACCCCGAAACCCAGGGTGTTGCCCTGGGCTTTCGGATGGGTGCGCCTTTGGCGCGCTGGACTCTGCAAAGCTCGTAGTCCTGATGTAGAGGCCAGGTCGTTTTCACCGCCAGAGGCGCAGCTGAAGCTGCGGCCCTACTTTTTTACCGACGGACGAGAGGTAGGTAAGTTACTGCAAAGCCATAGTGTGATCCGTCAATCCATCGCTCCGCTCACGAGCTCGGGATACGCAATCTCCCGCACCAAAGGTGCAAAACTCGTCAGCCCGGGGCAGCGCCCCGGGAAACCTCCCCCTCCCCGCTATCTCGAGCCCTGAAGGGGCGAAACTCCGCCCTACCGCACTCGTTCGCGCGCGAGCAGGATTTCCCCGTTACCTTCAAATCGCGTCCAACTTGGACAGATCCCGGACCGCTCCTTGGTCGGCGCTCGTGGCCAGCATTGCGTAGCTCTTCAGAGCATAGGAAACAGCCCGGTCGCGGTTTTCCGGTTTCCATCCTTGGCTTTCGCGATTTGCCCGGCGTTCAGCCAATACGCTTTCTTCCAAGACGATCTCGATGGATCGCTCCGGAATATCAATGCGGATCAAATCACCGTCCTCGATCAGGCCGATATTGCCCCCACTGGCAGCTTCGGGCGAAACGTGCCCGATCGACAGACCCGAAGTTCCCCCGGAAAAGCGTCCATCCGTGATCAAGGCACATTGCTTGCCGAGGCCTTTGGATTTGAGGTAGGAAGTCGGATAGAGCATTTCCTGCATCCCCGGTCCTCCCTTCGGACCTTCATAGCGAATAATGACCACATCGCCGGCCTTCACCTCATCCTTCAGTATCCCCGTCACGGCATCGTCCTGGCTTTCGAAAACCTTGGCGGGTCCTTCAAACTTCAGGATCTCCTTATCGACACCTGCGGTTTTCACAATGCATCCGTTTTCGGCCAGATTTCCGAAGAGAACCGCGAGCCCACCGTCCTGACTGTAAGCATGAGCCAAGTCCCGAATGCAGCCCTCGGATCGATCACTGTCGACCTCCGGCCAACGGCAATCCTGACTAAAGGCCTCGGTCGTCCGAATCCCCGCAGGTCCGGCACGATAAAACTCAATCGCTTTCGTATTCTCCGGATTGGTGATGTCCCACTCTGCCAACACATCGGCCAAGGTCTTCCCGGCCACGTGGCTGACGTCCGTATGAACGAGTCCCGCTTTGCCGAGCTCGTTCAATATGCCGAGGACTCCGCCTGCCCGGTGGACATCCTCCATGTGATACTTCGGCATCGACGGCGCGACTTTGCACAGGTGCGGAACCCGTCGCGAAAGACGGTCAATATCCGCCATGGTGAAATCGACCTCGCCTTCCCGCGCCGCGGCGAGGAGGTGGAGAACCGTGTTCGTCGACCCCCCCATGGCGATGTCGAGAGTCATAGCATTCTCAAAGGCGCGGAAGCTGGCGACATTCCGGGGCAGCACCGAGTCGTCGTCCTCCTTGTAATACCGATGACACAAATTGACGATTCGCTTCCCTGCGTTTTCAAACAGCTCCTTGCGATCCGCGTGAGTCGCCAACATGGAGCCATTCCCCGGCTGCGAGAGTCCAAGAGCCTCGGTCAGGCAGTTCATCGAGTTGGCCGTGAACATCCCCGAGCAGGAGCCGCAGGTCGGGCAAGCCGAACGCTCAACCTGTTCGGTCTGGGCATCGGAGACCTGCGGATCGGCAGCCTGCACCATGGCATCGACCAAATCGAGCTTCACCTCCTGATCGGCCAACCGAGTCTTCCCCGCCTCCATCGGCCCGCCGGAGACAAAGACCACCGGAATGTTCAGCCGCAGCGAAGCCATCAGCATCCCCGGAGTGATCTTGTCACAGTTTGAAATGCAGACCATGGCGTCGGCGCAATGGGCGTTGACCATATACTCGACGGAGTCGGCAATCAGCTCCCGTGAGGGTAGCGAATAGAGCATCCCTCCGTGTCCCATGGCGATCCCATCATCGACAGCAATGGTGTTGAACTCCTTGGCCACACCTCCGGCCTCCTCAATGCTACGGGCCACCAGCTGCCCCATATCCTTGAGGTGTACGTGGCCGGGCACGAACTGGGTGAAGGAATTCACGACGGCGACAATCGGCTTCCCGAAGTCCCCATCGGTCATACCGGTCGCCCGCCACAATGCGCGCGCACCCGCCATGTTTCTTCCTGCCGTGGTAGTCGTTGAACGAAGTTTAACCATCTCTCTGCTTGTCTAAAATTTGAAAATCTCCCGACCACATCCACACTCCTAACCAGAGCGCGAACGCCGGGACGAATCGTCTACAATGGGATTTTCAGGTCCTGAGAACAAACCAAAAAACCGGACCCGATCTTTGGAGCTTCGGAGTGCAACGACCCGTGCGGGGAGTTTTCGAACGAAACGATCTGACTGCCCTCGGTGTTTCGGAAGCGCAGCGCGTCAGCCTGCGTGCGGACCCCCAAAGAATGTTCCGAGAGCACAGCCAGATCGGCTCCTCGTCTCCTCCAATTTCCGAACGAGGAGGTTTTACAAACCTCGTAAACTGACTCTACTCTCCAGTAACCATGCGAAACTGGATCACTCTTCTCTTCTTTCTCCTCGCCGCCTTCGCAGTCGCTGGCATCGGCGGCTACGCGACGGCGTCCAGTGTTCAGGAATGGTATCCCGATCTGACCAAACCTTCTTGGAACCCTCCGAAGTGGGTCTTCGGTCCCGCCTGGACCCTTCTCTTCATTCTCATGAGCGTCGCGATTTGGCGGGCCTGGAGCCGATGCCGCGATCAAGGGCAACCTTCCCGCTCCCTCCTCGTTCTGCACGGAATCCAACTCGGACTGAACGCTCTCTGGTCGATTCTCTTCTTTGGACTCCGTCGCCCCGACCTCGCCCTCATTGAGATCTTCGTCCTCCTCCTCTTCCTTCTCGCCCTCCAAGTCCGACTCTTCCGCATCGACCACACCGCCGGCTGGCTCTGGTCCCCCTACCTCGCCTGGGTCTCTTTCGCAACGACCCTGAATTTCGCCATTTGGCACCTCAACTGAGAGCCCGCGGGCCCTACTCCGAGTCAAAAGTCCCATCGATTTCCAGCTCTCCCCGTAGTCGAGAGCTTTAGCTCCCCGACCGTAGGAGCAGGCCCCGCAATCCGGAAATCGGCGGCTAAAGCAGCCGGTCCTTGGAAGAATTCGTCGCAACCATGGGCCGTCATGTACCCTGGCACCGCATCCGAAAAAGTACTTCCATGGATAAAGGCAAAGTAGTGAGAGCTTCCAGCTCTCTCACCCGTAGGAGCGGCCGCCTCAATCCGGAAATCGGCTGCTAATGCAGCCGGTCCTTGGAAGGATTCGTCGCAACCATGGGCCGTCATGAACCTTGGCACCGCATCCGAAAAAGTACTGCCATGGATAAAGACAAAGTAGTGAGAGCTTCCAGCTCTCTCACCCGTAGGAGCGGCCTCCGCAATCCGGAAATCGGCTGCTAATGCAGCCGGTCCTTGGAAGGATTCGTCGCAACCATGGGCCGTCATGAACCTTGGCACCGCATCCGAAAAAGTATGGCACCGCATCCGAAAAAGTACTGCCATGGATAAAGACAAAGTAGTGAGAGCTTCCAGCTCTCTCACCCGTAGGAGCGGCCTCCGCAATCCGGAGAATCGGCAGCTGAAGCATCCGGTCCTTGGAAGGATTCGTCGCAACCATGGGCCGTCATGTACCCTGGCACCACATACGAAAAAGTACTGCCATGGATAAAGGCAAAGTAGTGAGAGCTTCCAGCTCTCTCACCCGTAGGAGCGGCATCCGCAATCCGGAAATCGGCAGCTAATGCAGCCGGTCCTTGGAAGGATTCGTCGCAACCATGGGCCGTCATGCACCCTCGCACCGTATCCGAAAAAGTACTGCCATGGATAAAGGCAGAGTAGTGAGAGCTTCCAGCTCTCTCACCCGTAGGAGCGGCCTCCGCAATG
Protein-coding sequences here:
- the ilvD gene encoding dihydroxy-acid dehydratase; the encoded protein is MVKLRSTTTTAGRNMAGARALWRATGMTDGDFGKPIVAVVNSFTQFVPGHVHLKDMGQLVARSIEEAGGVAKEFNTIAVDDGIAMGHGGMLYSLPSRELIADSVEYMVNAHCADAMVCISNCDKITPGMLMASLRLNIPVVFVSGGPMEAGKTRLADQEVKLDLVDAMVQAADPQVSDAQTEQVERSACPTCGSCSGMFTANSMNCLTEALGLSQPGNGSMLATHADRKELFENAGKRIVNLCHRYYKEDDDSVLPRNVASFRAFENAMTLDIAMGGSTNTVLHLLAAAREGEVDFTMADIDRLSRRVPHLCKVAPSMPKYHMEDVHRAGGVLGILNELGKAGLVHTDVSHVAGKTLADVLAEWDITNPENTKAIEFYRAGPAGIRTTEAFSQDCRWPEVDSDRSEGCIRDLAHAYSQDGGLAVLFGNLAENGCIVKTAGVDKEILKFEGPAKVFESQDDAVTGILKDEVKAGDVVIIRYEGPKGGPGMQEMLYPTSYLKSKGLGKQCALITDGRFSGGTSGLSIGHVSPEAASGGNIGLIEDGDLIRIDIPERSIEIVLEESVLAERRANRESQGWKPENRDRAVSYALKSYAMLATSADQGAVRDLSKLDAI
- a CDS encoding TspO/MBR family protein, whose amino-acid sequence is MRNWITLLFFLLAAFAVAGIGGYATASSVQEWYPDLTKPSWNPPKWVFGPAWTLLFILMSVAIWRAWSRCRDQGQPSRSLLVLHGIQLGLNALWSILFFGLRRPDLALIEIFVLLLFLLALQVRLFRIDHTAGWLWSPYLAWVSFATTLNFAIWHLN